In a single window of the Lates calcarifer isolate ASB-BC8 linkage group LG1, TLL_Latcal_v3, whole genome shotgun sequence genome:
- the sik1 gene encoding serine/threonine-protein kinase SIK1 has product MVIMTENSRGAQSSPAQGRPLQVGFYEIIRTLGKGNFAVVKLAKHKVTKTQVAIKIIDKTRLNPSNLEKIYREVQIMKLLNHPHIIKLYQVMETKDMLYIVTEYAKNGEMFDHLTSNGRMSEDEARKKFWQILTAVDYCHRHHIVHRDLKTENLLLDANMNIKLADFGFGNFYNAGEPLSTWCGSPPYAAPEVFEGKEYEGPQLDIWSLGVVLYVLVCGSLPFDGPSLPALRQRVTEGRFRIPFFMSQDCENLIRKMLVVDPAKRISVAQIKQHRWMLADPTAAHQTLSHSLTEYNSNLGDYSEPVLGIMNTLGIDRQKTIESLQSSSYNHFSAIYYLLLERVREHRTQQLSRQCGTWSQRPRSTSDSTGPEVIMESTDSFRTTAFSIPAQNPPPVYSEMECDQGGLFQRVVFPVEASLNRLLWNRSISPNSLLETSISEEVRPRDLEEEEATQTLGPLLPPTTTSRRHTLAEVSARFHQCNPPCIVVSPSDGASSDSCLKSSSSPTPTLQAAVGEMSTLVASGAEGGALLPARAPLALSSHLLPQAQGSLPPASFQEGRRASDTSLTQGLKAFRQQLRKNTRTKGLLGLNKIKGLTRQVVPPPSCNRGSRGSLGPALSEHRSMLEEVLHQQRMLQIQHQPQPQVQAAQTGPTQNPLLFLAQQQSPSPPPAPVFASPSMFDTPTPSALPPQQASVALQHSPWQQPLKTSSSGCSSSSSSCYSSSLSPVASAAYLLEARLHISQQPHPHSHSSPRQQPHSATQGTFPVLSKPVVWGLGAASSTDPDMQELGLAGQQQLSSCVMVK; this is encoded by the exons ATGGTGATCATGACAGAGAACAGCCGGGGGGCTCAGTCCAGTCCTGCCCAGGGAAGACCACTGCAGGTTGGCTTCTACGAGATCATCCGCACCCTGGGGAAGGGCAACTTTGCAGTGGTGAAACTGGCCAAGCATAAAGTCACCAAAACGCAG GTGGCCATTAAGATCATTGATAAGACCAGGTTGAATCCCTCTAACCTGGAGAAAATTTACAGAGAAGTGCAGATTATGAAGCTGCTCAACCACCCCCATATCATCAAACTGTACCAG gtCATGGAGACCAAAGACATGCTGTATATCGTGACAGAGTATGCAAAGAACGGAGAGATGTTTG ACCACCTGACCTCAAATGGCCGTATGAGTGAAGATGAGGCACGAAAGAAGTTCTGGCAGATCCTTACAGCAGTGGACTACTGCCATCGACACCACATCGTTCATCGTGACCTAAAAACCGAGAACCTGTTGCTGGATGCCAACATGAATATCAAACTGGCTG ATTTTGGATTTGGAAACTTCTACAATGCAGGGGAGCCTCTGTCGACATGGTGTGGCAGTCCACCTTATGCTGCACCTGAAGTGTTTGAAGGGAAAGAGTATGAGGGGCCTCAGCTGGACATTTGG AGCCTTGGTGTGGTACTTTATGTTCTTGTCTGCGGCTCTCTTCCGTTTGATGGACCCAGCCTTCCTGCACTCagacagagagtcacagaggGACGATTCAGAATCCCTTTCTTCATGTCCCAAG ACTGTGAAAACCTGATCCGTAAGATGCTGGTGGTGGACCCGGCCAAGAGGATCAGCGTGGCCCAGATCAAGCAGCACCGCTGGATGCTGGCAGACCCAACGGCCGCCCACCAGACCCTCAGCCATTCCCTCACAGAGTACAACTCAAACCTGGGTGACTACAGCGAACCAGTGCTGGGCATCATGAACACCCTGGGCATCGACCGCCAGAAGACTATCGAG TCcttgcagagcagcagctacAATCATTTCTCTGCTATCTACTATCTACTgctggagagagtgagagaacaCCGTACCCAGCAGCTGAGCCGCCAGTGTGGAACCTGGAGTCAGAGACCCAGGAGCACCTCAGACTCCACTGGCCCAGAG GTGATAATGGAGTCCACTGACAGCTTTAGGACGACAGCATTTTCAATTCCAGCCCAAAATCCTCCTCCTGTGTACTCAGAGATGGAGTGTGATCAAGGTGGATTGTTCCAG CGTGTGGTGTTTCCAGTGGAGGCCAGCCTGAACAGATTGCTCTGGAATCGCTCCATTTCACCCAACAGCCTGCTTGAGACAAGCATCAGTGAAGAGGTGCGACCCAGagacctggaggaggaggaggcaacGCAAACTCTCGGGCCCCTGCTCCCTCCCACCACCACTTCCCGCAGACACACTCTGGCTGAGGTGTCCGCCCGTTTCCACCAGTGCAACCCTCCAT GTATTGTGGTCAGTCCTTCTGATGGTGCCTCCTCTGACAGCTGTCTGAAGTCCTCATCCAGTCCCACACCTACTCTGCAGGCTGCAGTGGGTGAGATGTCAACGCTTGTGGCTTCTGGGGCTGAAGGTGGAGCACTGCTGCCTGCCAGAGCTCCTCTGGCCCTCTCGTCCCACCTACTTCCCCAGGCTCAGGGCAGCCTGCCCCCTGCCAGCTTCCAAGAGGGTCGCAGAGCATCTGACACCTCCCTTACACAAG GCCTCAAAGCTTTCCGCCAGcagctgaggaaaaacacacgCACTAAAGGGCTTCTGGGATTAAATAAGATCAAAGGTCTGACGAGGCAGGTCGTCCCTCCACCCTCCTGTAACCGCGGCAGCCGAGGGTCACTGGGTCCAGCCCTCTCTGAGCACCGCAGCATGCTGGAGGAGGTGCTGCACCAGCAAAG GATGCTGCAGATCCAGCACCAGCCTCAGCCTCAGGTCCAAGCAGCTCAGACAGGACCTACCCAGAATCCCCTGCTCTTTCTGGCCCAACAGCAGtcaccctctcctccacctgctcccgTGTTTGCTTCGCCCTCCATGTttgacacccccaccccctccgcCCTGCCTCCTCAGCAAGCTTCAGTGGCTCTGCAGCACAGCCCCTGGCAACAACCCCTCAagacctcctcctctggctgctcctcatcctcctcatcctgctACTCCTCTTCGCTGTCCCCTGTGGCCTCTGCTGCTTATCTTCTCGAGGCTCGCCTGCACATCAGCCAGCAACCCCACCCTCACTCCCACTCCAGCCCCCGTCAGCAGCCTCACTCTGCAACACAAGGCACCTTCCCC